cttgagcccaggagtttgagactctatgttcacctgggcaacagagcgagaccctgtctctataaaaaatccaaaaattagccaggcatggtgacaccctgtggtcccagctactaggggggctgaagtgggaggatcgcttgagcctggtagggggcagaggctgcagtgaactacgatcgtgccactgcactccggcctgggtgacagggagaccctgtcccaaaaacaagaattaaaaaaataagcttaTGGGAGGGAGGCTAAACGCATGGCCCAGCAAGGCGGGTAACAGTTGCCGTGAGGAGGGCCTCAGAAGGGTGGCCCCACGCCCTGGCTGCTCACGTCCTCTGCGTGGAACACGTGGCAGAGCATCTTGTACAGGCGACGGCCGTGGTCCTGGGGGGCCGGCCTCCGCGCCAGCCGCCGCCGCGCCATCAGCACCAGCACGCAGCCGATGTCGGCTATGTAGGAGATAGTATGCAGGGCATGGTCCATCATGGCCTCCTGGGGGCGGGAGAGGCAGCCTGGGTGGGCCGGGGGGCCTTGCCAGGCTTGATCACCCCACCTACATCCCTGGGGCCAGGTCCCTGCCCTGTACCTGGGAGTCTGCTGTCAAGACCTTGATCCTTTTGGTGGAGACGAACAGGTCCACCTCCGTCATGGGCTGGGTCTCCCCGTCGGGGGCCTGTGGGGGGCGgcgtgggaggtggaggccccCACAGACCCAACCCGCAGCCCACCCGCCTGCCCACCTGCCCCCGGCCGCCCCCTCACCTTGACGCGGTCCATGGCCTCCCGGGCCTGGGCCATGCGTGTGCTGGTGGGAGGGTTCCGTTCTGATACGAGCTGGGTGGAACCCAGGTACCTGGCCCCAAATATGACACCATCCAGGAGGTCTTCATGGTCACAGGGACCGGGCACTGAGGGTGACAGTGGAGAGGGTCGGCCCTCAGGGGCCCACTCCCACGGGCTCTGCCCCAGGGCTGTGCTCTCGGAGATGGTCGGGAGACACAGTGTTCTAGCTGGTGGCTTAGCACTCTCCAGCCAGGAAGCACAACCCACTGTTCTAGAACCATCCAAGCAGCCTGGCCCTCACAGGTCTAGAACCTTCTGTCCATCCCGCAAGGACTCGCAGGCAGGAAAGCCAGTGAGTCCAGGCCATGGCTGGATTCAAAGCCAGATCTAGCACCCACAGATACCTTCACCCCGTGTCCCCAGAATTCCAGGATCGGGCCAGAACCAGACAGTCCCACTCCCAcattttttgagagtctcgctatcgcccagactggagctcagtggtgtgatctcggctcactgcaacctctgcctcccaagttcaaatgattctcctgcctcagcctcatgagtaacggggattacaggcgcccaccaccatgcctggctaatttttgcatttttagtagagatgaggtttcgccatgttggccaggctggtctcaaactcctgacctcaagtgatccacccgccttggcctcctaaagtgctgggatgataggcatgagccaccgcaccccaccccccactcctATTGCTAAACCTCCACAACATTCTAGAACCACAGTGGACCTCTGCTTCTTGATTCTGGAGTTCCCTCAATCAATCTAGAACTGGCCAGCATTGCCCACTGTTCTAGAACTGTCTCCAGTCAGCCCAGGATAGCAGTCAGCTCTGCGCCTGGGTTGTAGAACTGCCTAGAATAGAGAGAGAACTGGCTGCCTGTCTAAAAAATTCCCATACTGTCCAGAACCCCAGTTGGTTCTGACCCTTGATTCCAGAATTCTCTGACAGGTCTCATAACAATTCTGTCAGGAGTTCTAGAAACTTATTGTCCCTCTAGAATCAGACTTCGTGATTCCTGAACATCTTAATCACAACGGAGTCAGGTAGCTCTCCCTGTGGTTCTAGAATCTCCTTCAGTAGTTCACACCTTGGCTACACCAGTGATTCTAAGAATTACCTGACCAGTCGAGGAACAAACAATTCTGTTCCAGGAGAATTCCAGAACAGTTCTAGAATACTCCCAACCCAGCCCAGAACTACATAAAGCTTTactcctggccgggcgtggtggctcacgcctgtcatcccagcattttgggaggctgagacgggtggatcacctgaggtcaggagttcgagaccagcctggccaacatgacaaaaccttgtctctactaaaaatacaaaaattagctggatgtggtggtgcatgcctgtaatcccagctacttgaaagctgaggcgggagaatcacttgaacccaggaggtggaggttgcagtgagccaagagagatcgtgccactgcacaccagcctgggcgacagggcaagattccgtctccaaaaacaaaaagggggaaaaaagaagctTGAATCCCATGGTTCTAGAATTCCCTGAGCTACCTAAAGCCAGACAGGCTCTGCCGGTGGCTCTAGAATATTCTAAGTAGTAACTACTGCTGTTTGGTTTAGAACCACAGACGTAGGGCCCAGTTCTGGACACCCCTCAGTGAAATTCATCCTACACCACAGTCGGTTCTGCCCACTGTTGTGATTTCATGATCTAAGCATTCTGGAATAAGAGCTCCACTCTAGTGTTGTACAGATGCACCATTCAGTATGTAGCACCAGGCACATGTATCTGTCACAGACTTGAAATGTGGCTCATCTGAATAGAGAcgtaaatagaaaatatacactAGATATTGAAGATGAGCCTGCAGAAAAGTAatttaaggccaggcatagtggttcatgcctgtaatcccaacactttgggaggccaaggcgggcggatcacctgaggtcaggagtttgagaccagcctggccaacatggtgaaaccctgtctctactaaaaataccaaaattagccgggcgtggtggtgggtgcctgtaatcccagctacttgggaggctgaggaaggagaatcacttaaacccgggaggcagaggttgcagtgagccgagatcatgccactgcactccagcctggacaacagggtgagaccgtgtctcaaaaaaattaaaaagtactttaaaaatatggattatatgtggaaataatattttaaatatgttagcttaattaaaatgttattaaagttAATTTCTTAGCCAGATatagtggcatacacctatagtctcagctactcaggaggctgaggcaagagaatcgcttgaacctaggagacggaggctgtggtgagctgagattgagccactgcactccagcctgagtgacacagcgagactccgtctcagttaaaaaaaaaaaaagttatttcacctgtttttaattttttaatgtggataattataaaattttaaatcatatatggctcacattatatttctattatactTCCATCTAGAACTTTCTGATTACACTACAATTGGACAGCTCTGCCCAGGGTTCTAGAACACCAGATAACGATTGCCTCCATGGTTCTAGAATTTTCCAGTCTTGAGTAGAAGCAGATGGCTCTGTTCACCAATTCTGAGCATATTCTCATCAGCCCAGACTCCTTGAACCTAGAAACACAGACAAAACGCCAAGCCCGGGAACTCCCAAGGCGTCGCAGCTCTGCTCATGATTCTAGAACCTTCTTAGAGCTATAGGTTCAAACCAGTTCTTCTCTCTACAACCAcagaactgcttttttttttttttttttctttgagacatggtctccctgtgtcacccaggctggagtgcagagacacaatcttggctcactgcagcctcaagtgatcgccccatctcagcctcccaagtagctgggattacagacctatgccacgcgcctggctaatttttgcgggggggggggggattttatttttgtagagacagggttttgctgtgttgcccaggctggtcttcaattcctgggctcaagcaatcctcccacatcagcctcccaaatagctgggattacagacccatgccatgtgcccagctaatttttggggggattttatttttgtagagacagagtgttgctgtgttgcccaggctggtctcaaactcctgggctcaatcgatcctcccattctggcctcccaaagtgttgggattacagatgtgagccacccttCCTGGCCAGAACTTACTATCTGACCTATATTCTTAGGAAAGTCTAGaacacaggctgggtgcggtggctcatacctgtaatcccaggattttgggaagctgaggcaggtggatcacaaggtcaggagttcgagaccagactgaccaaaatggtgaaaccccatctctactaaaaatacaaaaattagccgggcatggtggcagacacctgtaatctcagctactcaggaggctgaagtaggagaatcacttgaacccgggcggcagaggctgcagtgagctgagagtacGTCACTGAAAAAAAAGTCTAGAACATTCCAGAGGGCCAGAAATTGTTCTTCCCATGCTTTTAGGGCAGccattggcaaatattttctgtaaggGGCCtaagagtaaatattttcagcccTGTAGGTCACAAGGTCTCTGCTACAGttactcagctctgccattctAACAGCAGAGCAGCCATGGACAACACATGAATGACCAAGCGTGATGTgtaccaataaaactttatttatatacACTGAAAtttgttaactattattattattttttgagacggagtctcacgctgctgcccaggctgtagtgcaatggcataatctcggctcattgcagcctctgtctcccaggtttatgtgattctcctgcctcagcctcctgagtagctgggattataggcgcgcaccaccacgcctggctaatttttgcatttttagtagagacggggtttcaccaatgttggccaggttggtctcaaactcctgaccttgtgatccgcctgcctcgacctcccaaagtgctgggattataggcatgagccaccatccccggcttATGCACACTAAAATCTgaattgcatttttttatttttgagataaggtctcgtTCCGTTGCTTTGGCTGCgtagtgcattggcatgatctcagctcaccgcagtctcaactccctgggctcaagaactttcacctcagcctcctgagtagctgggactacaggcatgcactgccacgcctagctaattttaaacatttttttgtagagatggggtcttgctatgttgccccagccggtctccaactcctgggctcaagcaatcctcccgcctcagcctcccaaagagccgggattacaggtgtgagccaccatatccagcctaGTATATCATTTTCACGTGAAGAAATAGTATtcttcggccaggtgcagtggctcacgcctgtaatcccagcactttgggaggccaaggcggccgaatcacttgaggtccagagtttgagactagcctggccaacacaatgaaatcccatctctactaaaaacacacaaattagctgggcgtggtgtcaggtgcctgtaatcccagctactcgggaggctgaggcagaaaaattgcttgaacccaggaggcagaggtcgcagtgagccaggatcgcactactgcactccagcctgggcgacagcctctgactcaaaaaaaaaaaaaagaaatagtattcTTCGttcaattaaaaatgcaaaggccacccaggcacggtggctcatgcctgtaatcccagcactctgggaggccaaggcaggcagatcgcttgagctcaggggtttgaaaacagcttgggcaacatggtgaaaccccatctcgacccaaataaatacaaaataaaattagctgggcatggtggcatgcacctgtagtctcagctatttgggaaactgcagtgggaggatcacttgaacctgggagatggaggttgcagtgagctgagatcgcgccactgcactccagcctggaaaacagaagtcataaaaaaaaaagttaaaagaaaaacacacacaaaaaccatcttttttttgttttgtttttgtttttttgagacggagcctcgctctgtcgcccgggctggagtgcagtggcgcgatctcggctcactgcaagctccgcctcccgggttcacgccattctcctgcctcagcctcccgagtagctgggactacaggcgcccgccacctcgcccagctagtttttttgtatttttagtagagacggggtttcacctgtgttagccaggatggtctcgatctcctgacctcgtgatccgcccgtctcggcctcccaaagtgctgggattacaggcgtgagccaccgcgcccagcctacaaaaACCATCATTAACTAAAGACCTATGTGAGCAGGCAGTGAGCTGGGTCTGGCCCGACGACGATGACTTGCCAAGCCCGGCTCTAAAAGCGAGTGCTGCCAATGGCCAAGGCTGCCCCACAGCCCCCTTCTCACTCTACCCTGTTCTCAAGACTGGCTCTCCTCTCCCTGGCCAGCTGGGATCTGCTCAAAACCACCCTCAGAGCCTCCTGAGAACCTCATCCTTACTGGCAAACTGTTGCCAGACTTTAGGAGCCTGATTCTGGCTGTCTAGGGGCCTTAGTGCCTGAGGCTAGGGTGGACGGGACACTCACCCTCCTGGGGGACAGGGTAGGAAGCCAGGGTCTTGGGGCTCTGGAAGAAGACAGAGGAGGGGCAGGACTGAGTCCCCCTGCTTGGTTCCAGGCAGTCCAGGACATCTGGAGGGTGGGGCAGGCACTACCTGGGCACCAGCGGGTAGCTCTTCATGGTGTGACTAGAGGCACCGTCTCCAGCCAGGGTTCCGGGGAACTGCTTGAGCTCCTGCTGCCCCCCTGCCCAGCAGAGGCCCCCTCCACCCATTCTGGGGAGTCAGAATCCTCATCTGGGTCCTCAGGGGGCTGCAACAGTCGGGGGGCAGGCTCTAGAGGCTCTTCAGGACCAGGCTGGGAAGGCGAGCATTCCTCGCAGTGCAAGAGGCTCAGCAGGTCATCCCGGCCAGCTTCGGCAGACAGGAGCCCGTGGGCATCAGCGATCTCCTGGGAGGCCAGGCCGTGGCCTGTGGCAATGTGTAGGGGACAGGGGGTTCCATCTGGGGATGGGCCCACCAGATCACCCGGCAGAGCTTCAAACTGCTGCACCAGCTCCTGAATGCCTGACTCATCAAGTTCCATCCGATTCAGGCTGCCAGGGCCTCCTGGCACAGGGTCCCACTGGCAGTGAGGGGTGAGATCCTCAGAGGGCACAAGAATGTCCCTGGGCTCCTCCAAGTCCATGGCTGGAAGCCCCGAAGGGGATCGGGAAATTGTGGGGAAATCCATGCCTGGACTCCAGGCTTAGGCTGGGATCTTCAAGCAGCTGAAAGAGAGAGAGTCAGCGCTGAGGTTTCACCCGGGTACAgtcgttcatgcctgtaatcccagcactttgggaggccaagaagggctgactgaacccaggagttcaagatcagcctgggcaacagagcaagaccctatctctacaaaaaatacaaaaaattaaggctgggcacagtggctcatgcctgtaattccagcactttgggaggccaaggcggatggattacaaggagttcgagaccagcctgaccaacatggtgaaattccgtctccactaaaaatacaaaaaattagccaggtgtggtgg
This Rhinopithecus roxellana isolate Shanxi Qingling chromosome 8, ASM756505v1, whole genome shotgun sequence DNA region includes the following protein-coding sequences:
- the APBA3 gene encoding LOW QUALITY PROTEIN: amyloid-beta A4 precursor protein-binding family A member 3 (The sequence of the model RefSeq protein was modified relative to this genomic sequence to represent the inferred CDS: deleted 1 base in 1 codon) — translated: MDFPTISRSPSGLPAMDLEEPRDILVPSEDLTPHCQWDPVPGGPGSLNRMELDESGIQELVQQFEALPGDLVGPSPDGTPCPLHIATGHGLASQEIADAHGLLSAEAGRDDLLSLLHCEECSPSQPGPEEPLEPAPRLLQPPEDPDEDSDSPEWVEGASAGQGGSRSSSSSPEPWLETVPLVTPEELPAGAQSPKTLASYPVPQEVPGPCDHEDLLDGVIFGARYLGSTQLVSERNPPTSTRMAQAREAMDRVKAPDGETQPMTEVDLFVSTKRIKVLTADSQEAMMDHALHTISYIADIGCVLVLMARRRLARRPAPQDHGRRLYKMLCHVFHAEDAQLIAQAIGQAFAAAYSQFLQESGIDPSQVGMQPSLGTGHLHNGDLDHFSNSDNCREVLLEKRRGEGLGVALVESGWGSLLPTAVIANLLHGGPAERSGALSIGDRLTAINGTSLVGLPLTACQAAVRETKSQTSVTLSIVHCPPVTTAIIHRPHTREQLGFCVEDGIICSLLRGGIAERGGIRVGHRIIEINGQSVVATPHARIIELLTEAYGEVHIKTMPAATYRLLTGQEQPMYL